In Primulina eburnea isolate SZY01 chromosome 3, ASM2296580v1, whole genome shotgun sequence, one DNA window encodes the following:
- the LOC140828237 gene encoding zinc-finger homeodomain protein 6-like gives MEHRGMPNSISFNAPEINKESTLKLPLAPIVSAPLERRGNAAVSSRRGSAIFSPTQTLDQPPQLLFAHKYPTPDPDPATMKAGGASNPNTPVPRRPQAVPTATSSSADLSTKYIECLKNHAASMGNYVVDGCGEFMPGGQEGTFESMRCAACNCHRSFHRRVDAEVDPHHPQLSHSRRNPPAIETYHHHKPFPASHTHPIMMNFGGNSAGATAESSSEDFSMFQSSAGGHAFASSTGGSKKRFRTKFNQEQKDKMHEFADKLGWRIQRQDDEQVQQFCNEFGVKRQVFKVWMHNKKQAMKKKQI, from the coding sequence ATGGAACACAGGGGGATGCCAAATTCCATAAGCTTCAATGCACCAGAGATCAACAAAGAATCGACATTGAAGCTGCCTCTTGCTCCTATAGTTTCAGCTCCCCTTGAGAGAAGAGGAAATGCGGCGGTTTCTTCCCGCCGGGGGAGTGCTATTTTCAGCCCCACTCAAACCCTAGATCAGCCTCCGCAGCTGCTGTTTGCACATAAGTACCCCACCCCAGATCCAGATCCAGCCACCATGAAAGCCGGTGGCGCGTCAAATCCTAATACACCTGTTCCAAGACGACCACAAGCAGTGCCGACGGCGACTTCCTCAAGTGCTGATTTGTCAACTAAGTACATAGAATGCCTCAAGAATCATGCTGCAAGCATGGGTAATTATGTTGTCGATGGATGCGGAGAATTCATGCCTGGTGGACAAGAGGGCACGTTCGAATCTATGAGATGTGCAGCCTGTAACTGCCACCGGAGTTTCCATCGGCGAGTGGATGCCGAAGTTGACCCCCACCACCCTCAGTTATCTCACAGCAGGCGAAACCCACCTGCAATAGAGACTTATCATCACCATAAACCCTTTCCTGCCTCCCATACGCATCCCATAATGATGAACTTCGGCGGAAACAGTGCTGGGGCCACTGCGGAGTCATCCAGCGAAGATTTCAGCATGTTCCAATCCAGTGCCGGCGGACATGCCTTTGCATCATCTACGGGAGGCTCCAAGAAGAGATTCCGAACGAAATTCAATCAAGAACAGAAGGATAAGATGCATGAATTTGCTGATAAGCTGGGTTGGAGGATTCAGAGGCAAGACGATGAACAAGTGCAGCAGTTTTGCAATGAATTCGGAGTGAAGAGACAAGTGTTCAAGGTATGGATGCACAATAAAAAACAAGCCATGAAGAAGAAACAAATCTAA
- the LOC140826405 gene encoding LOW QUALITY PROTEIN: probable protein phosphatase 2C 80 (The sequence of the model RefSeq protein was modified relative to this genomic sequence to represent the inferred CDS: deleted 1 base in 1 codon), translating to MPSGFVSNLNVAFGFGFQTAVKVNQVQSLNLIESCLSRKFSGTGLTREVFKYSSSRCHRKVMAASGSLAASGDLAVDNLSSCCGNFSSFVKPIGVYFDDKSYRNCRKARVSLRTVEAECYRGVQGRVVYDFKQGSRDSKPPFLTGSSNGRAFSSSCYSDGVVPDVSAMESFTAEHLSSLALSAEPSTPCHGVLKLLSGACYLPHPAKEETGGEDAHFICDEEQAIGVADGVGGWADVGVNAGLYARELMSYSVQAIQKTPNGSIDPLLVLEKAHAATKAMGSSTACIISLKNQGLHAINLGDSGFIVIRDGCTIFESPIQQHGFNFTYQLDSDSRGDLPSSGQVFEIPVVPGDVVVAGSDGLFDNLYTKEIAVVVADAIKEGLSPDASAKKLASFARVRALDKKQQTPFSTAAQEAGFAYYGGKLDDITVIVSYVS from the exons ATGCCATCTGGGTTTGTTTCCAATTTGAATGTTGCTTTTGGCTTTGGCTTCCAAACGGCTGTTAaagtgaatcaagttcaatccCTTAATTTGATAGAATCTTGCTTATCTCGAAAATTTTCTGGTACTGGTTTGACTCGTGAAGTGTTCAAATATTCTAGCAGTCGGTGCCACAGAAAAGTGATGGCAGCTTCTGGCTCTTTGGCTGCCTCAGGTGATCTTGCGGTCGACAATTTATCATCTTGTTGTGGAAATTTCTCAAGTTTTGTGAAGCCTATTGGcgtttattttgatgataaaaGTTATAGAAATTGTCGAAAAGCTAGGGTGAGTTTGAGGACTGTAGAGGCAGAATGTTATCGGGGTGTTCAGGGACGTGTTGTATATGATTTTAAGCAGGGGTCTCGAGACTCCAAACCTCCTTTCTTGACAGGGTCAAGCAATGGTCGAGCTTTCTCATCATCTTGTTACTCTGATGGAGTAGTGCCAGATGTATCGGCCATGGAATCTTTCACTGCCGAGCATCTTTCAAGTCTTGCACTTTCAGCTGAACC AAGTACCCCATGTCATGGTGTTCTGAAGCTTCTTTCGGGAGCATGTTACCTACCCCATCCAGCTAAAGAGGAAACTGGTGGAGAAGATGCTCATTTTATTTGCGATGAAGAGCAGGCAATAGGCGTTGCTGATGGAGTTGGTGGATGGGCAGATGTTGGTGTTAATGCAGGATTGTATGCCCGTGAACTCATGTCTTATTCAGTCCAAGCAATTCAAAAAACTCCCAATGGCAGCATTGATCCGTTGTTGGTTTTGGAAAAAGCACATGCAGCGACTAAAGCCATGGGTTCATCCACAGCATgcattatttctctcaaaaaccAG GGTCTTCATGCCATTAACCTTGGAGACAGTGGGTTTATTGTGATTAGAGATGGTTGCACAATATTTGAATCGCCTATACAGCAACACGGCTTCAATTTCACGTATCAACTCGATAGTGACAGCAGAGGTGACCTACCAAGTTCTGGACAG GTTTTTGAGATCCCGGTTGTACCTGGAGACGTGGTTGTAGCAGGCAGCGATGGTTTATTTGACAACTTGTATACCAAAGAGATAGCA GTGGTTGTGGCAGATGCCATCAAAGAAGGGCTTAGCCCGGATGCATCAGCCAAGAAGCTCGCTTCATTTGCACGTGTTCGAGCTTTAGACAAGAAACAGCAGACTCCATTTTCTACAGCAGCTCAAGAAGCCGGATTTGCTTATTATGGTGGTAAACTTGATGACATAACTGTTATTGTCTCTTATGTCTCTTAA
- the LOC140826407 gene encoding homeobox-leucine zipper protein ATHB-40-like has product MALSSQFYSFDHLIGQGNENMKPRRRRQKTKEGGGGGLVVTRKRKRKLNENQVNMLEQNFGSEQKLEAGKKDRLAAELGLEPRQVAVWFQNKRARWKSKQLEEECSKLRAEHDTALLEKCRLQNELSKLQEQLNEAEEEIRRLSERWDDGFGSSGPSSFLWMEAMKQPFLGGLGMEGLEHMFYMPHFEYF; this is encoded by the exons ATGGCTCTCTCTTCTCAGTTCTATTCGTTCGACCATCTTATCGGACAAG GGAATGAGAACATGAAACCGCGGCGGAGGCGTCAGAAGACAAAGGAGGGCGGTGGCGGGGGGTTGGTGGTCACGAGGAAGAGGAAGAGGAAGCTGAACGAAAATCAAGTGAACATGTTGGAGCAGAATTTCGGGAGTGAGCAAAAGTTGGAGGCGGGGAAGAAGGACAGACTGGCGGCGGAGCTAGGGCTGGAACCGCGCCAGGTAGCGGTGTGGTTTCAGAATAAGAGGGCTCGCTGGAAGAGCAAGCAGCTTGAGGAGGAGTGCTCTAAGCTCAGGGCTGAACATGACACAGCCCTTCTCGAGAAATGCCGTCTTCAAAATGAG CTCTCGAAGCTTCAAGAACAACTCAATGAAGCGGAGGAGGAGATAAGAAGGTTGTCGGAGCGTTGGGACGACGGATTTGGGAGTAGTGGTCCAAGTTCGTTTTTGTGGATGGAAGCCATGAAACAACCTTTTCTTGGTGGATTGGGAATGGAAGGATTAGAACACATGTTTTACATGCCGCATTTCGAGTACTTTTGA
- the LOC140826408 gene encoding probable NAD(P)H dehydrogenase (quinone) FQR1-like 1 — protein MGKGGGCVPSKKKLSKSTTVAASDDDSLPESTQPPATNHVVSNESITSTISDPIRNLKLFIVFYSMYGHVEGLARRMKRGVEMTPGVDAVLYRVPETLPEDVLRKMQAPPKDDSIHVIGSPDELAAADGFLFGFPTSYGCMAAQMKAFFDSTGQLWREQKLAGKPAGFFVSTGTQGGGQETTAWTAITQLAHHGMLFIPIGYTFGGGMFKMDSIKGGSPYGAGVYAGDGTREPSQTELAIAEHQGKYMADFVKRLAQS, from the exons ATGGGAAAGGGTGGAGGCTGTGTTCCCAGCAAGAAAAAACTTTCAAAATCCACAACCGTCGCCGCCTCCGATGATGATAGCCTCCCGGAATCCACGCAGCCTCCCGCCACCAACCATGTCGTCAGCAACGAATCCATAACCTCCACCATTTCAGATCCCATACGGAATCTCAAGCTTTTCATAGTTTTCTACTCCATGTATGGCCACGTGGAGGGTCTTGCCCGGCGGATGAAACGAGGGGTTGAGATGACTCCGGGGGTAGATGCTGTGCTCTATCGTGTGCCCGAGACGCTTCCCGAAGATGTACTTCGTAAAATGCAGGCTCCGCCGAAAGACGATTCCATCCACGTGATCGGGTCTCCCGATGAATTGGCGGCAGCTGATGGGTTCTTATTCGGCTTTCCCACGAGCTACGGGTGCATGGCTGCGCAAATGAAGGCTTTTTTTGATTCTACGGGACAGTTGTGGAGAGAGCAGAAGCTCGCTGGCAAGCCTGCTGGCTTCTTCGTCAGCACCGGAACACAAGGTGGAGGTCAAGAGACTACTGC GTGGACAGCAATTACACAATTAGCTCATCATGGGATGCTGTTCATTCCCATCGGCTACACTTTCGGTGGTGGTATGTTCAAAATGGATTCCATCAAAGGAGGTTCTCCATATGGTGCTGGAGTCTATGCAGGTGATGGCACGAGGGAACCAAGTCAAACAGAATTGGCCATTGCAGAACATCAAGGCAAATACATGGCTGATTTTGTTAAGCGGCTTGCTCAGAGTTAA
- the LOC140826409 gene encoding uncharacterized protein: MSKTMEKSPYGSRRRYEVDLDLKEWGLKDRISRENMNSRRFSASNLTSFREDATSFRSNVTISSTLSSPGYTAREEIDPSTYSFTTALKALQAKTIYTWGCLSPDEGYTLNSKWSEAEKYISNPLSGRVPLECLSAKTLSGRSSRSLTSRITMSAPLIYPSMSLQQPRPSSFVNEHEKKIIVQERLKTITTRDIGTQSTPVDVSSRSPSPIHTPSIEERSIKKSENEGGDSSVSSGKIFTSDKEVEVQKPKEDEEFTQRKEGDEDRSKARKKASTCSCLSLITRKRRRANRSNPTQNTTH; this comes from the exons ATGTCAAAAACCATGGAAAAATCTCCTTACGGTTCACGACGACGTTACGAGGTCGATTTGGACCTGAAAGAATGGGGCCTCAAGGATCGAATCAGCCGCGAAAACATGAATTCGAGAAGATTTTCGGCATCAAATCTTACAAGTTTCAGAGAAGATGCAACATCTTTCAGATCAAACGTAACCATTTCTAGCACTCTCTCTTCTCCAGGATACACAGCACGAG AAGAAATTGACCCTTCGACTTATTCATTCACCACTGCCTTAAAAG CACTACAGGCAAAAACGATTTACACATGGGGATGCCTTTCACCAGATGAAGGATACACTCTCAACTCCAAATGGAGTGAAGCTGAGAAATACATTTCCAACCCTTTATCCGGAAGAGTTCCATTGGAATGTTTATCTGCAAAAACATTGAGTGGAAGGTCGTCTCGTAGCTTAACGAGCCGAATCACCATGTCTGCTCCATTGATATATCCTTCCATGAGTTTGCAGCAACCTCGCCCCAGCTCCTTTGTGAATGAGcacgaaaaaaaaattattgtccaAG AAAGATTGAAGACAATAACGACTAGAGACATCGGGACGCAAAGCACGCCGGTTGATGTTAGTTCGAGAAGCCCGAGTCCGATTCACACTCCTTCCATTGAAGAAAGATCGATAAAGAAGAGTGAAAATGAGGGCGGAGACTCGTCTGTTTCCAGtgggaaaatatttacatcaGACAAGGag GTGGAAGTGCAAAAACCGAAGGAGGATGAAGAATTCACACAAAGAAAAGAAGGAGACGAAGATAGGAGTAAAGCAAGAAAGAAAGCAAGTACGTGCAGTTGTCTCTCTTTAATTACGAGAAAGAGAAGAAGAGCAAATAGAAGCAATCCCACACAAAATACCACCCATTAA
- the LOC140826410 gene encoding uncharacterized protein isoform X1, whose translation MMVITIYDSVKLDAQFLQKKTTTWIVIIPIITTDSSRLSPSFVPLKPEELTNSWVEINLKIDGGRKWRKKVDGASADSEFCGVFDCCGAGWLGSRQTYRWRTESSPRGWESFDDDICVARWYDGAILGVSGIHANSCLEQCWTCKCCNIRYYLMGDYCSCFWSGLQTNHSGRTQGKRLQTLKAFVAISGLSQLVYLLLLHAGVFKSRYG comes from the exons ATGATGGTGATAACTATATACGATTCAGTCAAGTTGGATGCTCAATTCTTACAAAAGAAAACAACTACGTGGATCGTCATCATTCCAATTATTACCACGGACTCATCCCGACTTTCACCAAGTTTCGTCCCATTAAAACCAGAGGAACTAACGAATTCGTGGGTTGAGATTAATTTGAAGATCGATGGCGGTCGGAAATGGCGGAAGAAGGTTGATGGAGCCTCTGCTGACAGTGAATTTTGTGGTGTATTTGATTGTTGTGGGGCTGGTTGGTTGGGCTCTAGACAAACATATCGATGGAGAACAGAATCATCCCC ACGTGGGTGGGAATCCTTCGACGATGATATTTGCGTTGCTCGCTGGTACGACGGGGCTATACTTGGTGTTTCAGGGATACATGCAAACTCGTGTCTGGAACAGTGTTGGACTTGCAAGTGCTGCAACATCCGCTATTATCTCATGGGGGATTACTGCTCTTGCTTTTGG TCTGGTTTGCAAACAAATCATAGTGGGAGGACACAGGGTAAACGCTTG CAAACACTGAAAGCGTTTGTTGCGATATCGGGTCTTAGCCAACTAGTCTACCTGCTTCTTCTGCATGCTGGCGTGTTTAAGAGCAGATACGGGTGA
- the LOC140826410 gene encoding membrane protein PM19L-like isoform X2 codes for MAVGNGGRRLMEPLLTVNFVVYLIVVGLVGWALDKHIDGEQNHPRKCYTLPPSLYLETPCSSNWANCADVGGNPSTMIFALLAGTTGLYLVFQGYMQTRVWNSVGLASAATSAIISWGITALAFGLVCKQIIVGGHRVNACKH; via the exons ATGGCGGTCGGAAATGGCGGAAGAAGGTTGATGGAGCCTCTGCTGACAGTGAATTTTGTGGTGTATTTGATTGTTGTGGGGCTGGTTGGTTGGGCTCTAGACAAACATATCGATGGAGAACAGAATCATCCCCGTAAATGCTATACCCTCCCTCCCAGTTTATATCTCGAAACTCCCTGCAGCTCAAACTGGGCTAATTGTGCAGACGTGGGTGGGAATCCTTCGACGATGATATTTGCGTTGCTCGCTGGTACGACGGGGCTATACTTGGTGTTTCAGGGATACATGCAAACTCGTGTCTGGAACAGTGTTGGACTTGCAAGTGCTGCAACATCCGCTATTATCTCATGGGGGATTACTGCTCTTGCTTTTGG TCTGGTTTGCAAACAAATCATAGTGGGAGGACACAGGGTAAACGCTTG CAAACACTGA